A portion of the Melanotaenia boesemani isolate fMelBoe1 chromosome 2, fMelBoe1.pri, whole genome shotgun sequence genome contains these proteins:
- the elavl3 gene encoding ELAV-like protein 3 isoform X1, with protein sequence MVTQIISTMETQVSNGPSGTSLPNGPVISTNGSTDDSKTNLIVNYLPQNMTQEEFKSLFGSIGEIESCKLVRDKITGQSLGYGFVNYVDPNDADKAINTLNGLKLQTKTIKVSYARPSSASIRDANLYVSGLPKTMSQKDMEQLFSQYGRIITSRILVDQVTAGISRGVGFIRFDKRNEAEEAIKGLNGQKPLGAAEPITVKFANNPSQKTGQALLTQLYQTAARRYTGPLHHQTQRFSVIPSLGKGPDPNNSSNTILDNLLNASYGVKSSPTLFPRFSPITIDSMTSLAGVNLTGPTGAGWCIFVYNLSPEADESVLWQLFGPFGAVTNVKVIRDFTTNKCKGFGFVTMTNYDEAAMAIASLNGYRLGDRVLQVSFKTSKQHKA encoded by the exons ATGGTTACT CAGATAATCAGCACCATGGAAACCCAGGTGTCCAACGGTCCAAGCGGAACCAGTCTCCCCAACGGCCCAGTCATTAGCACAAATGGCTCTACAGATGACAGCAAAACCAACTTGATCGTCAACTATCTGCCTCAGAACATGACCCAGGAGgaatttaaaagtttgtttggtAGCATTGGAGAGATTGAGTCCTGCAAGCTAGTCAGAGACAAGATCACAG GTCAGAGTTTGGGATATGGCTTTGTAAACTATGTTGATCCAAATGATGCAGACAAGGCCATCAACACACTCAACGGCCTCAAATTGCAGACTAAAACAATCAAG GTGTCATATGCTCGGCCAAGCTCAGCATCTATTCGTGATGCCAATCTTTACGTGAGTGGACTCCCCAAAACCATGAGCCAGAAAGACATGGAACAGCTGTTTTCCCAATATGGTCGCATCATCACATCCCGTATTCTTGTAGACCAAGTTACAG CAGGCATATCACGAGGGGTGGGCTTTATCCGGTTTGACAAACGAAATGAAGCAGAGGAGGCCATCAAAGGACTGAATGGACAGAAGCCTTTGGGTGCTGCTGAGCCCATAACAGTCAAGTTTGCCAACAACCCCAGCCAGAAGACAGGTCAGGCCTTATTGACTCAGCTGTACCAGACTGCTGCGCGCCGCTACACAGGACCTCTGCACCACCAGACTCAGCGTTTCAG TGTGATCCCTTCACTTGGAAAGGGACCAGATCCAAATAACAGCTCAAACACAAT ACTCGACAATTTACTAAACGCCAGCTACGGAGTAAAGAG CTCTCCTACTCTCTTCCCCAGATTCTCACCCATCACCATTGACAGCATGACCAGCCTGGCTGGGGTCAACCTCACTGGTCCAACTGGAGCTGGCTGGTGCATCTTTGTGTACAACCTGTCCCCCGAAGCAGATGAGAGCGTGCTGTGGCAGCTTTTCGGGCCTTTTGGTGCCGTTACCAATGTCAAAGTCATCCGTGACTTCACCACCAACAAATGTAAGGGCTTTGGCTTTGTCACCATGACCAACTACGATGAAGCTGCCATGGCTATCGCTAGCCTTAATGGCTACCGCCTCGGTGACCGTGTGCTGCAGGTTTCCTTCAAGACCAGCAAGCAGCACAAAGCCTGA
- the elavl3 gene encoding ELAV-like protein 3 isoform X6 produces the protein MVTQIISTMETQVSNGPSGTSLPNGPVISTNGSTDDSKTNLIVNYLPQNMTQEEFKSLFGSIGEIESCKLVRDKITGQSLGYGFVNYVDPNDADKAINTLNGLKLQTKTIKVSYARPSSASIRDANLYVSGLPKTMSQKDMEQLFSQYGRIITSRILVDQVTGISRGVGFIRFDKRNEAEEAIKGLNGQKPLGAAEPITVKFANNPSQKTGQALLTQLYQTAARRYTGPLHHQTQRFRLDNLLNASYGVKSSPTLFPRFSPITIDSMTSLAGVNLTGPTGAGWCIFVYNLSPEADESVLWQLFGPFGAVTNVKVIRDFTTNKCKGFGFVTMTNYDEAAMAIASLNGYRLGDRVLQVSFKTSKQHKA, from the exons ATGGTTACT CAGATAATCAGCACCATGGAAACCCAGGTGTCCAACGGTCCAAGCGGAACCAGTCTCCCCAACGGCCCAGTCATTAGCACAAATGGCTCTACAGATGACAGCAAAACCAACTTGATCGTCAACTATCTGCCTCAGAACATGACCCAGGAGgaatttaaaagtttgtttggtAGCATTGGAGAGATTGAGTCCTGCAAGCTAGTCAGAGACAAGATCACAG GTCAGAGTTTGGGATATGGCTTTGTAAACTATGTTGATCCAAATGATGCAGACAAGGCCATCAACACACTCAACGGCCTCAAATTGCAGACTAAAACAATCAAG GTGTCATATGCTCGGCCAAGCTCAGCATCTATTCGTGATGCCAATCTTTACGTGAGTGGACTCCCCAAAACCATGAGCCAGAAAGACATGGAACAGCTGTTTTCCCAATATGGTCGCATCATCACATCCCGTATTCTTGTAGACCAAGTTACAG GCATATCACGAGGGGTGGGCTTTATCCGGTTTGACAAACGAAATGAAGCAGAGGAGGCCATCAAAGGACTGAATGGACAGAAGCCTTTGGGTGCTGCTGAGCCCATAACAGTCAAGTTTGCCAACAACCCCAGCCAGAAGACAGGTCAGGCCTTATTGACTCAGCTGTACCAGACTGCTGCGCGCCGCTACACAGGACCTCTGCACCACCAGACTCAGCGTTTCAG ACTCGACAATTTACTAAACGCCAGCTACGGAGTAAAGAG CTCTCCTACTCTCTTCCCCAGATTCTCACCCATCACCATTGACAGCATGACCAGCCTGGCTGGGGTCAACCTCACTGGTCCAACTGGAGCTGGCTGGTGCATCTTTGTGTACAACCTGTCCCCCGAAGCAGATGAGAGCGTGCTGTGGCAGCTTTTCGGGCCTTTTGGTGCCGTTACCAATGTCAAAGTCATCCGTGACTTCACCACCAACAAATGTAAGGGCTTTGGCTTTGTCACCATGACCAACTACGATGAAGCTGCCATGGCTATCGCTAGCCTTAATGGCTACCGCCTCGGTGACCGTGTGCTGCAGGTTTCCTTCAAGACCAGCAAGCAGCACAAAGCCTGA
- the elavl3 gene encoding ELAV-like protein 3 isoform X5 — translation MVTIISTMETQVSNGPSGTSLPNGPVISTNGSTDDSKTNLIVNYLPQNMTQEEFKSLFGSIGEIESCKLVRDKITGQSLGYGFVNYVDPNDADKAINTLNGLKLQTKTIKVSYARPSSASIRDANLYVSGLPKTMSQKDMEQLFSQYGRIITSRILVDQVTAGISRGVGFIRFDKRNEAEEAIKGLNGQKPLGAAEPITVKFANNPSQKTGQALLTQLYQTAARRYTGPLHHQTQRFRLDNLLNASYGVKSSPTLFPRFSPITIDSMTSLAGVNLTGPTGAGWCIFVYNLSPEADESVLWQLFGPFGAVTNVKVIRDFTTNKCKGFGFVTMTNYDEAAMAIASLNGYRLGDRVLQVSFKTSKQHKA, via the exons ATGGTTACT ATAATCAGCACCATGGAAACCCAGGTGTCCAACGGTCCAAGCGGAACCAGTCTCCCCAACGGCCCAGTCATTAGCACAAATGGCTCTACAGATGACAGCAAAACCAACTTGATCGTCAACTATCTGCCTCAGAACATGACCCAGGAGgaatttaaaagtttgtttggtAGCATTGGAGAGATTGAGTCCTGCAAGCTAGTCAGAGACAAGATCACAG GTCAGAGTTTGGGATATGGCTTTGTAAACTATGTTGATCCAAATGATGCAGACAAGGCCATCAACACACTCAACGGCCTCAAATTGCAGACTAAAACAATCAAG GTGTCATATGCTCGGCCAAGCTCAGCATCTATTCGTGATGCCAATCTTTACGTGAGTGGACTCCCCAAAACCATGAGCCAGAAAGACATGGAACAGCTGTTTTCCCAATATGGTCGCATCATCACATCCCGTATTCTTGTAGACCAAGTTACAG CAGGCATATCACGAGGGGTGGGCTTTATCCGGTTTGACAAACGAAATGAAGCAGAGGAGGCCATCAAAGGACTGAATGGACAGAAGCCTTTGGGTGCTGCTGAGCCCATAACAGTCAAGTTTGCCAACAACCCCAGCCAGAAGACAGGTCAGGCCTTATTGACTCAGCTGTACCAGACTGCTGCGCGCCGCTACACAGGACCTCTGCACCACCAGACTCAGCGTTTCAG ACTCGACAATTTACTAAACGCCAGCTACGGAGTAAAGAG CTCTCCTACTCTCTTCCCCAGATTCTCACCCATCACCATTGACAGCATGACCAGCCTGGCTGGGGTCAACCTCACTGGTCCAACTGGAGCTGGCTGGTGCATCTTTGTGTACAACCTGTCCCCCGAAGCAGATGAGAGCGTGCTGTGGCAGCTTTTCGGGCCTTTTGGTGCCGTTACCAATGTCAAAGTCATCCGTGACTTCACCACCAACAAATGTAAGGGCTTTGGCTTTGTCACCATGACCAACTACGATGAAGCTGCCATGGCTATCGCTAGCCTTAATGGCTACCGCCTCGGTGACCGTGTGCTGCAGGTTTCCTTCAAGACCAGCAAGCAGCACAAAGCCTGA
- the elavl3 gene encoding ELAV-like protein 3 isoform X3 — translation MVTIISTMETQVSNGPSGTSLPNGPVISTNGSTDDSKTNLIVNYLPQNMTQEEFKSLFGSIGEIESCKLVRDKITGQSLGYGFVNYVDPNDADKAINTLNGLKLQTKTIKVSYARPSSASIRDANLYVSGLPKTMSQKDMEQLFSQYGRIITSRILVDQVTAGISRGVGFIRFDKRNEAEEAIKGLNGQKPLGAAEPITVKFANNPSQKTGQALLTQLYQTAARRYTGPLHHQTQRFSVIPSLGKGPDPNNSSNTILDNLLNASYGVKSSPTLFPRFSPITIDSMTSLAGVNLTGPTGAGWCIFVYNLSPEADESVLWQLFGPFGAVTNVKVIRDFTTNKCKGFGFVTMTNYDEAAMAIASLNGYRLGDRVLQVSFKTSKQHKA, via the exons ATGGTTACT ATAATCAGCACCATGGAAACCCAGGTGTCCAACGGTCCAAGCGGAACCAGTCTCCCCAACGGCCCAGTCATTAGCACAAATGGCTCTACAGATGACAGCAAAACCAACTTGATCGTCAACTATCTGCCTCAGAACATGACCCAGGAGgaatttaaaagtttgtttggtAGCATTGGAGAGATTGAGTCCTGCAAGCTAGTCAGAGACAAGATCACAG GTCAGAGTTTGGGATATGGCTTTGTAAACTATGTTGATCCAAATGATGCAGACAAGGCCATCAACACACTCAACGGCCTCAAATTGCAGACTAAAACAATCAAG GTGTCATATGCTCGGCCAAGCTCAGCATCTATTCGTGATGCCAATCTTTACGTGAGTGGACTCCCCAAAACCATGAGCCAGAAAGACATGGAACAGCTGTTTTCCCAATATGGTCGCATCATCACATCCCGTATTCTTGTAGACCAAGTTACAG CAGGCATATCACGAGGGGTGGGCTTTATCCGGTTTGACAAACGAAATGAAGCAGAGGAGGCCATCAAAGGACTGAATGGACAGAAGCCTTTGGGTGCTGCTGAGCCCATAACAGTCAAGTTTGCCAACAACCCCAGCCAGAAGACAGGTCAGGCCTTATTGACTCAGCTGTACCAGACTGCTGCGCGCCGCTACACAGGACCTCTGCACCACCAGACTCAGCGTTTCAG TGTGATCCCTTCACTTGGAAAGGGACCAGATCCAAATAACAGCTCAAACACAAT ACTCGACAATTTACTAAACGCCAGCTACGGAGTAAAGAG CTCTCCTACTCTCTTCCCCAGATTCTCACCCATCACCATTGACAGCATGACCAGCCTGGCTGGGGTCAACCTCACTGGTCCAACTGGAGCTGGCTGGTGCATCTTTGTGTACAACCTGTCCCCCGAAGCAGATGAGAGCGTGCTGTGGCAGCTTTTCGGGCCTTTTGGTGCCGTTACCAATGTCAAAGTCATCCGTGACTTCACCACCAACAAATGTAAGGGCTTTGGCTTTGTCACCATGACCAACTACGATGAAGCTGCCATGGCTATCGCTAGCCTTAATGGCTACCGCCTCGGTGACCGTGTGCTGCAGGTTTCCTTCAAGACCAGCAAGCAGCACAAAGCCTGA